In Microbacterium terrisoli, the genomic stretch GGGGATGATGCCGCCGTTGAAGAACATCGTGAAGACGGCGACCCCGATCAGGAACGAGCGCCCGCGCAGGTGACTCTTGGAGATCACGTAGGCGAGCATCGTGGTCAGCACCATCGCGATCGTCGTGCCGACCACGGTGTACAGCACGGTGTTGCCGTAGGCCTGCCAGAACTGCTTGTTCTGCGACACGGCCACGTAGGTCTCCACGTTGAACCCGACCGGGAACAGGTTGACCTGGCCCGCCTTGATCGCCCCCGGGCTCGAGAACGACTGCGCCAGCACCGTGAGGAACGGGTACAGCATCACGGCGCAGATCATGAGCAGGAAGACGGTGTTCACCACGACGAAGGCACGGTGCCCCCTGGTGTCGCGGATGCTGACCGGCCGGAAGTCGCGACCTGCGTGCGAGGGCGCCGACATGCTTTGGATCACCACAGGCTCGTCCCTACTACTCGCCGCGAGATCAGGTTCGCGGACATGACCATCACGAAGCCGATGCAGGCCTGGAACAGGCCGATCGCCGCCGCATAACTGAGATTGTTCGAGACCAGACCGACGCGGTACAGGTACGTCGATATGACGTCGGCCGTCTCGTACGTGAGCGGGTTGTACAGCAGCAGCACCTTCTCGAAGCCCACATTGAGGAAGGTGCCGATGTTCAGGATCAGCAGTGTGATCATCGTGGGGCGGATGCCGGGCAGGGTGACGTGCCACGTCTGGCGCCACCGGCCTGCGCCGTCGATGCGTGCGGACTCGTACAGCGACGCATCCACGGTGGTCAGTGCGGCCAGGTAGAGGATCGTACCCCAGCCGACGGTCTGCCACGCCTCGGTGCCGACGTAGATCGCGCGGAACCATTCCGCGCGCTGCAGGAAGGGGATCGCGTCCCCGCCCACCGCCTCGATGAACTGGTTGACGGTGCCGGTCACCGACAGCAGCTGCATCGTCATGCCGACGATGATCACGATCGACAGGAAGTGCGGGAGGTAGGTGATCGACTGCACCGTGCGCTTGAAGAACGTCTTGCGCACCTCGTTGAGCATGAGGGCGAGCACGATCGGCAGCGGGAAGCACACCAGCAGCGTCAGACCTCCGATGATGGCGGTGTTCCAGAACACGTGCCAGAATGTCGGGTCGTTGATGAACATGTCGATGTAGCGCAGCCCGACCCATTGCTCGCCGAAGATGTTGCCGCCGGGGCGGAACTTCCGGAAGGCGATGATGTTGCCGAGCATCGGCACGTAGCGGAAGATCGCGAGGAAGATCAGCGGCAGGGCCGCCATCGCGTACAGCGCCCAGTCGCGCCGGAGAGCCGTGCGCCACGGAACAGCGCGCACCGTGGCGCGGTGACGGTCTCTTCGAGGTCGCCGCCCCGGGAAGGGCCGCCGTCGAGGGGATTCGGTGGTGAGGGTCCTCGTGTCGGGCGGCAGCTCCGTCGACGCGATCTCCTGACCCAGGTTGATGGTCATCTGCAGTCGCTCCTTTGCGATGCACGGGTGGCGGGCCGCCATGGGGGGACTGGCGACCCACCGCCCGTTCACATCGGGATCAGCCGTTCTTCTCCGCGAAGCGCTTCTGCGCCCCGTTGATCAGGCCCAGGTACCCCGAGAGGTTCTGGCCTTCGACTTCACCGAGGAAGGTGCTCCACTCGCTGAGCGGGCGCTGTCCGAGGATGAACTTCAGCGTGTTCGTGTTCAGCGTGTCTTTGATGGGGGTGGCCATCAGCGCGGACTGCTCGAGCTCGGACTCGTTCAGCGGCGCTGCCGGGAACGGCGCACGCGGCGTGCGCGTGGAGCTCACCGCATCGATGTAGTCCACGAGCTGGTGCGAGTTGTACGACTCCTTCAGCGCACGGGACTCGGTCGCGTCGGCGAGCACGTTGGTGCCGA encodes the following:
- a CDS encoding ABC transporter permease, producing the protein MTINLGQEIASTELPPDTRTLTTESPRRRPFPGRRPRRDRHRATVRAVPWRTALRRDWALYAMAALPLIFLAIFRYVPMLGNIIAFRKFRPGGNIFGEQWVGLRYIDMFINDPTFWHVFWNTAIIGGLTLLVCFPLPIVLALMLNEVRKTFFKRTVQSITYLPHFLSIVIIVGMTMQLLSVTGTVNQFIEAVGGDAIPFLQRAEWFRAIYVGTEAWQTVGWGTILYLAALTTVDASLYESARIDGAGRWRQTWHVTLPGIRPTMITLLILNIGTFLNVGFEKVLLLYNPLTYETADVISTYLYRVGLVSNNLSYAAAIGLFQACIGFVMVMSANLISRRVVGTSLW